One Amorphoplanes digitatis genomic window carries:
- a CDS encoding flavin monoamine oxidase family protein, translating to MPIKESSPDVVIIGGGFAGVTTARELTMRGRTAVLLEARDRLGGRTYTSDHDGHAMELGGTWVHPLQPHVWAEIDRYEVETETFPVLEGLRQAVVSGGRVVDLSDDDLTKAVETLDQYCAPGTTLFPEPYTGTWGPDPQNLDDRSMRQHLDTLKVAPELRDWVEGMCCLTAFGPLDQAAATELFRLYALSGWSAAQMLAALSATKLVKGTRELIGAIAAQARLADIRLNSPVRRVVQNGEHVRVELTDGDTVTAPTAVITLPMNVLNTVEFDPPLSQTKRTASAERHAGAGMKCYVRVKGDIGNVAVMAPEAQSVNWLVTYDHDANGSWLIVFAANPKRLPMSGFDDVAGMQEALQPLLPGVQVESIYGWDWSNDPHALGTWCIYRPGQLTQVLPELRTTEGRLFFASGDSAVSWRSSIDGAIESGYHSAQHVDEYLTAAGHQTLSPAGLRSPVKA from the coding sequence GTGCCTATAAAGGAATCAAGTCCGGATGTCGTGATCATTGGCGGCGGATTCGCCGGAGTGACGACCGCACGCGAATTGACGATGCGTGGGCGGACCGCGGTGCTGCTCGAAGCGCGCGATCGGCTGGGCGGCCGGACCTACACATCGGACCACGACGGCCATGCGATGGAACTCGGTGGGACCTGGGTCCACCCCTTGCAGCCGCACGTCTGGGCCGAGATCGACCGCTACGAGGTGGAAACGGAAACCTTCCCGGTACTGGAAGGGCTGCGGCAGGCGGTCGTATCCGGCGGCCGCGTGGTGGACCTGTCCGACGACGATCTCACCAAGGCGGTCGAAACGCTCGACCAGTACTGCGCGCCCGGCACGACGCTGTTCCCCGAGCCGTACACGGGAACCTGGGGTCCGGACCCGCAGAACCTGGACGATCGATCGATGCGCCAGCACCTGGACACGCTGAAGGTGGCGCCGGAACTCCGCGACTGGGTCGAAGGGATGTGCTGCCTGACCGCGTTCGGACCACTCGATCAGGCCGCCGCGACCGAACTCTTCCGGCTCTACGCCTTGTCGGGGTGGAGCGCGGCACAGATGCTGGCCGCGTTGTCCGCGACGAAGCTGGTGAAAGGCACCCGCGAGCTGATCGGCGCCATCGCCGCGCAGGCGAGGCTCGCCGACATCCGCCTCAACTCACCGGTACGGCGCGTGGTGCAGAACGGCGAACACGTCCGCGTCGAACTCACCGACGGCGACACGGTCACCGCACCGACCGCCGTGATCACACTCCCGATGAACGTACTGAACACCGTGGAGTTCGACCCGCCCCTGTCACAGACCAAGCGGACCGCGTCCGCCGAACGGCATGCCGGCGCCGGCATGAAGTGCTACGTGCGGGTCAAGGGCGACATCGGCAATGTGGCCGTGATGGCCCCGGAGGCTCAGTCGGTGAATTGGTTGGTGACCTACGACCATGACGCGAACGGTTCGTGGCTGATCGTGTTCGCCGCCAACCCGAAGCGGCTGCCGATGAGCGGCTTCGACGATGTTGCCGGCATGCAGGAGGCGCTGCAGCCGCTGCTGCCCGGAGTCCAGGTGGAAAGCATCTACGGATGGGACTGGAGCAACGACCCGCACGCACTCGGCACCTGGTGCATCTACCGGCCCGGGCAGCTGACGCAGGTGCTCCCTGAGCTGCGCACCACCGAAGGCCGGCTGTTCTTCGCCAGCGGCGACTCGGCGGTATCCTGGCGCTCCTCCATCGACGGCGCCATCGAGAGCGGCTACCACTCCGCCCAGCACGTCGACGAGTATCTGACCGCCGCCGGCCACCAGACTCTGTCCCCCGCCGGACTCAGGTCGCCGGTCAAGGCCTGA
- a CDS encoding flavin monoamine oxidase family protein has translation MSIKDSGPDVVIVGGGFAGVTAARELTERGRSAVLLEARDRLGGRTYTADHDGHAMELGGTWVHPLQPHVWAEIDRYGVETETFPVLEGLRQAVVSGGRVVDLSDDDIAQAIDALAQYCAPGTTLFPEPYSETWGPDPDGLGDRSMRQHLETLNVTPLLRDWVEAMCSLLAFGPIDQAAATEYFRIYALSGWSAEQMLAALSATKLVKGTRELIGAIAAQARLADIRLNSPVRRITQNDDHVRVELTDGDTITAPTAVITLPMNVLNTVEFDPPLSQTKRTASAERHAGAGMKCYVRVKGDIGNVAVLAPEAQSVNWVVTYDHDANGSWLIVFAANPKRLPMKSFDDIAGMQEALQPLLPGVEVESIVGWDWSNDPHALGTWCIYRPGQLAQVLPELRTTEGRLFFASGDSSESWRSFIDGAIESGYHSARHVDEYLTAAGHQTLSPARLNSPIKA, from the coding sequence GTGTCCATAAAGGATTCAGGCCCGGATGTCGTGATCGTCGGTGGCGGATTCGCCGGAGTGACGGCCGCGCGCGAATTGACCGAGCGTGGGCGCAGCGCGGTGCTGCTCGAAGCGCGTGACCGGCTGGGCGGCCGGACCTACACGGCGGATCACGACGGGCACGCGATGGAACTCGGCGGCACCTGGGTCCACCCCCTGCAACCACACGTCTGGGCCGAGATCGACCGCTACGGCGTGGAGACCGAAACCTTCCCCGTGCTGGAAGGGCTGCGGCAGGCAGTCGTGTCCGGCGGCCGCGTGGTGGACCTGTCCGACGACGACATCGCCCAGGCAATCGACGCGCTCGCCCAGTACTGCGCGCCCGGCACGACGCTGTTCCCCGAGCCGTACTCGGAAACGTGGGGCCCGGACCCGGACGGCCTCGGCGACCGATCGATGCGCCAGCACCTGGAAACGCTGAACGTGACGCCGTTGCTGCGCGACTGGGTCGAGGCGATGTGCAGCCTGCTCGCGTTCGGGCCGATCGATCAGGCCGCCGCGACCGAGTACTTCCGGATTTACGCCTTGTCGGGATGGAGCGCGGAACAGATGCTGGCCGCGTTGTCCGCGACGAAGCTGGTGAAAGGCACCCGCGAGCTGATCGGCGCCATCGCCGCGCAGGCGAGGCTCGCCGACATCCGCCTCAACTCACCGGTACGACGGATCACGCAGAACGACGACCACGTCCGCGTCGAACTCACCGACGGCGACACGATCACCGCACCGACCGCCGTGATCACACTCCCGATGAACGTACTGAACACCGTAGAGTTCGACCCACCCCTGTCACAGACCAAGCGGACCGCGTCCGCCGAACGCCATGCCGGCGCCGGCATGAAGTGCTACGTGCGCGTCAAGGGCGACATCGGCAACGTCGCCGTGCTGGCCCCCGAGGCCCAGTCGGTCAACTGGGTGGTGACCTACGACCATGACGCGAACGGTTCGTGGCTGATCGTGTTCGCCGCCAACCCGAAACGGCTACCGATGAAAAGCTTCGACGACATCGCCGGCATGCAGGAAGCGCTGCAGCCACTGCTGCCCGGCGTCGAAGTGGAAAGCATCGTCGGCTGGGACTGGAGCAACGACCCGCACGCCCTCGGCACCTGGTGCATCTACCGGCCCGGGCAATTGGCACAGGTCCTACCGGAGCTGCGCACCACCGAAGGCCGGCTGTTCTTCGCCAGCGGAGACTCGTCGGAATCGTGGCGCTCCTTCATCGACGGGGCCATCGAAAGCGGCTACCACTCCGCCCGCCACGTCGACGAATACCTGACCGCCGCCGGTCACCAGACCCTGTCCCCCGCCAGGCTCAACTCGCCGATCAAGGCCTGA
- a CDS encoding hybrid sensor histidine kinase/response regulator, translating into MAVAAVTVSAIAAVVAPATQQLLFSMMAVGPCLAVGSARPRAVAAIGAYTMLLALWISTPATLSPTSQEMKRLLLTACITAVCIVLARSRQVAEEREAKGKARLAEIVRSSGDAIITCSLDGTMTGWNPAAERIYGYLAQEAIGGSVTMLGLTADEISLMARLVRQHRIEDFEIERKRKDGSPAIVSASVAGLRDRDGGVFEVCVTHRDLTAQRAMEARERLMSERSAQAERLESLGRLAGGVAHDFNNLLSIILNYTDFAIEQGAGVGSAQDDLARVRSAADRARMLCRQLLIFAKSEPTDTEAIDLNTILAGSRDLLAPMLGEQVELVVHLTPEPLMVEADRTKLEQVMLNLIINARDAMPHGGTVVAQAGVTEVDEVQPGIHPGVRPGPYVQLLIRDTGTGIAPEVAAHIFEPFFTTKPQDRGTGLGLATVYGIVAEAGGGIGVESELGEGTTFRLLFPVAADPATQIDAPAPARPPVAHGQHVLVVEDQDGVRDLVVRILREHGYAVTAASDGSSALQEIEHKRFDLLLTDVIMPTMPGPTLAKLLQQSQPQLPVLFMSGYTEGLLGAEHGIDHDTELIQKPFTADELLDRIHDLLTAAATPGTARPLSGLDSVALRRG; encoded by the coding sequence GTGGCCGTGGCGGCCGTCACCGTGTCGGCCATCGCGGCCGTGGTGGCGCCGGCAACGCAGCAGTTGTTATTCAGCATGATGGCGGTCGGACCGTGCCTGGCCGTGGGTTCCGCCAGGCCCCGCGCTGTCGCCGCCATCGGTGCTTACACAATGCTGCTGGCCCTGTGGATCTCCACCCCCGCGACGCTGTCGCCTACTTCTCAGGAGATGAAGCGCCTGCTGCTCACCGCCTGCATCACCGCGGTGTGCATCGTCTTGGCGCGTAGTCGGCAGGTCGCGGAGGAACGGGAAGCCAAGGGCAAGGCGAGGTTGGCGGAGATTGTCCGGTCGTCGGGCGATGCGATCATCACCTGCTCCCTGGACGGCACCATGACCGGATGGAATCCGGCCGCGGAACGCATCTACGGATACCTGGCGCAGGAGGCGATCGGCGGCAGTGTCACGATGCTCGGCCTCACGGCGGACGAAATCTCCCTGATGGCTCGGCTGGTTCGCCAGCACCGGATCGAGGACTTCGAGATCGAGCGGAAGCGCAAGGACGGCAGCCCCGCGATCGTGTCCGCCAGCGTCGCGGGCCTGCGCGACCGTGACGGTGGCGTCTTCGAGGTCTGCGTCACCCATCGGGACCTCACCGCCCAGCGGGCCATGGAGGCCCGCGAACGCCTGATGAGTGAGCGGTCGGCGCAGGCCGAACGGCTGGAGAGCCTGGGCAGGCTCGCCGGTGGCGTGGCACACGACTTCAACAACCTGCTCTCGATCATTCTCAACTACACCGACTTCGCCATCGAACAGGGCGCCGGCGTCGGCAGCGCGCAGGACGACCTCGCCCGGGTGCGCAGTGCCGCCGACCGCGCCCGGATGCTCTGCCGCCAACTGCTGATATTCGCCAAGTCCGAGCCGACCGACACCGAGGCGATAGACCTGAACACGATCCTCGCCGGCTCCCGCGACCTGCTCGCCCCGATGCTCGGCGAGCAGGTCGAACTGGTCGTGCACCTGACACCAGAGCCCCTGATGGTCGAGGCCGACCGGACCAAACTGGAACAGGTCATGCTCAACCTCATCATCAACGCACGCGACGCGATGCCGCACGGGGGCACCGTCGTCGCGCAGGCCGGCGTCACCGAGGTCGACGAGGTTCAGCCCGGCATTCACCCGGGAGTTCGACCCGGGCCCTACGTCCAGCTCCTGATCCGCGACACCGGCACGGGCATCGCCCCGGAGGTCGCCGCCCACATCTTCGAGCCGTTCTTCACCACCAAGCCCCAAGACCGGGGCACGGGTCTGGGGCTGGCCACGGTCTACGGCATCGTCGCCGAGGCCGGCGGCGGCATCGGCGTCGAATCCGAACTCGGTGAGGGCACCACGTTCCGGTTGCTGTTCCCGGTCGCCGCCGATCCGGCGACACAGATCGACGCGCCGGCTCCGGCGCGCCCGCCCGTCGCACACGGCCAGCACGTGCTCGTCGTCGAGGACCAGGACGGCGTGCGCGACCTCGTCGTGCGCATCCTCAGGGAGCACGGCTACGCCGTCACCGCGGCCAGTGACGGGTCGAGCGCGCTGCAGGAGATCGAGCACAAGCGCTTCGACCTGCTGCTCACCGACGTCATCATGCCCACTATGCCCGGCCCGACGCTGGCCAAGCTCCTCCAGCAGAGCCAACCCCAGCTACCCGTGCTCTTCATGTCCGGGTACACCGAAGGCCTGCTGGGCGCCGAGCATGGCATCGATCACGACACTGAGCTGATCCAGAAGCCGTTCACCGCCGACGAGCTACTCGACCGAATCCACGACCTGCTGACCGCGGCCGCCACGCCCGGCACCGCCCGCCCGCTGTCCGGCCTCGATAGCGTCGCCCTCCGCCGAGGGTAG
- a CDS encoding response regulator, giving the protein MLVVEDQDGVRDLVVRILDDHGYTVTAAGDGPSALHLVDRQRFDLLLTDVIMPTMPGPTLTKLLQQCQTQLPMLFMSGYTEGLLGERRVGERPIRPPSSTPRGYGLGYQGILHKERKGSLGSRVNG; this is encoded by the coding sequence GTGCTCGTGGTCGAGGACCAGGACGGCGTACGGGATCTCGTCGTGCGCATCCTCGACGACCACGGCTACACCGTTACCGCGGCCGGTGACGGACCGAGCGCGCTGCACCTGGTCGACCGGCAGCGGTTCGACCTGCTGCTCACCGACGTCATCATGCCCACCATGCCCGGCCCGACGCTGACCAAGCTCCTCCAGCAATGCCAAACCCAGCTGCCCATGCTCTTCATGTCCGGGTACACCGAGGGCCTGTTGGGGGAGCGGCGGGTCGGCGAACGACCGATCAGGCCTCCGTCGTCGACGCCACGCGGGTACGGTTTGGGTTATCAGGGCATACTTCACAAAGAGCGCAAGGGGAGCCTGGGGTCGCGCGTGAACGGCTGA
- a CDS encoding DUF1269 domain-containing protein, whose translation MVLAFFDTEDAADQAASALRDWEKTTEYMKVDAVGVLVKDDDGKVKEHKLGKRAGKRGMGVGVALGLIAAIPSGGLSLVGGVLAGAAGGGVIGGFFHKGLMMTDEDASRIGRELDADHAAVGVLTWDFQTEAVSEKLKQLGGVPETHEVAKVPHDVG comes from the coding sequence TTGGTTCTCGCGTTCTTCGACACCGAGGACGCCGCCGATCAGGCGGCGAGCGCGCTGAGGGACTGGGAGAAGACCACCGAGTACATGAAGGTCGACGCCGTCGGCGTGCTCGTCAAGGACGACGACGGCAAGGTCAAGGAGCACAAGCTCGGCAAGCGCGCCGGCAAGCGTGGGATGGGCGTCGGCGTCGCCCTCGGCCTGATCGCGGCGATCCCCTCCGGCGGCCTCTCCCTCGTCGGCGGTGTCCTCGCAGGCGCCGCCGGAGGCGGAGTCATCGGCGGGTTCTTCCACAAGGGCCTGATGATGACCGATGAGGATGCCTCCCGGATCGGCCGCGAGTTGGACGCAGATCACGCAGCGGTCGGTGTGCTCACCTGGGACTTCCAGACAGAGGCGGTGTCGGAGAAGCTCAAGCAGCTGGGCGGGGTCCCTGAGACCCATGAGGTGGCCAAGGTGCCGCACGACGTGGGTTGA
- a CDS encoding gamma carbonic anhydrase family protein: MVIYALGDLVPDIHPEAFVHPDAVVIGAVTIGASASIWPTAVLRGDYGRIEVGELTSVQDGTVVHTTQQWPTLVGARCVVGHNAHLEGCVIGDDCLVGSGSVVLNRATLEPTAAVAAAALVAEGALVPAGHIAVGVPARARPVPDLTKWIAEAVLLYRDLAGRYQRELRRIA, encoded by the coding sequence ATGGTGATCTATGCGCTCGGGGATCTCGTCCCCGACATTCATCCCGAGGCCTTCGTCCACCCGGATGCGGTGGTCATCGGCGCGGTCACGATCGGGGCGTCGGCGTCGATCTGGCCGACGGCGGTGCTGCGGGGCGACTACGGCCGCATCGAGGTGGGCGAGCTCACGTCCGTGCAGGACGGCACGGTCGTACACACCACGCAGCAGTGGCCGACCCTCGTCGGGGCGCGCTGCGTCGTCGGCCACAACGCTCACCTCGAGGGATGCGTGATCGGCGACGACTGCCTCGTCGGATCCGGTTCGGTCGTGCTGAACAGGGCGACGCTGGAGCCCACGGCGGCAGTGGCGGCGGCGGCCCTGGTGGCGGAGGGTGCCTTGGTCCCGGCCGGGCACATCGCCGTCGGTGTGCCCGCCCGTGCCCGTCCGGTGCCCGACCTGACGAAGTGGATTGCCGAAGCGGTGCTGCTCTACCGGGACCTGGCGGGTCGGTACCAGCGCGAACTGCGCCGTATCGCCTGA
- the boxB gene encoding benzoyl-CoA 2,3-epoxidase subunit BoxB — translation MVAADYSDKIPNNVDLHEDRRLQRALESWQPNFLGWWDAMGPAMPTRDVYLRTAVNVGREGWAHFDHVPMRDYRWGVFLAERNRDRTIAFGQHRGEPAWQKVPGEYRADLQRLIVIQGDTEPASVEQQRNLGATAPSLYDMRNLFQVNVEEGRHLWAMVYLLHAYFGRDGREEAAALLQRNSGSQESPRILGAFNEETPDWLSFFMFTYFTDRDGKYQLGTLKESGFDPLSRTCEFMLKEESHHMFVGTTGIDRVVERTVQLMLQHDTDDVGPYGGIPLAVVQKYMNFHYSVSLDLFGSETSTNVANYFTCGLKGRWSEERRRDDHRLTGDSIRVDAITDDGEIGTTEVAALVGLNTDLRSEYIDDCQIGVNRWNKILESAGLAQRLRLPHPAFNRRVGAFAGIEASPDGERIPDDEWERRKSAWLPTALDKTLVLSLMRPVYEPGKIAAWIAPPRQGINGKPFAYEYVHFT, via the coding sequence ATGGTTGCCGCGGACTACTCCGACAAGATTCCCAACAACGTCGACCTGCACGAGGATCGCCGTCTGCAGCGCGCCCTGGAATCGTGGCAGCCGAACTTCCTCGGCTGGTGGGACGCGATGGGACCCGCCATGCCGACCCGGGACGTCTACCTGCGTACCGCGGTGAACGTCGGGCGCGAGGGCTGGGCACACTTCGACCACGTGCCGATGCGCGACTACCGCTGGGGCGTCTTTCTCGCCGAGCGCAACCGGGACCGGACGATAGCCTTCGGCCAGCACCGCGGTGAGCCGGCGTGGCAGAAGGTTCCCGGCGAGTACCGGGCAGACCTGCAACGGCTGATAGTCATCCAGGGCGACACCGAACCCGCCTCGGTGGAGCAGCAACGCAACCTCGGCGCCACCGCGCCGAGCCTCTATGACATGCGCAATCTGTTCCAGGTCAACGTGGAGGAGGGCCGTCACCTCTGGGCCATGGTCTACCTTCTGCACGCCTACTTCGGCAGGGATGGGCGTGAGGAGGCCGCGGCGCTGCTGCAACGGAACTCCGGCAGCCAGGAGTCGCCGCGCATCCTCGGCGCGTTCAACGAGGAGACCCCGGACTGGCTGTCCTTCTTCATGTTCACGTACTTCACCGACCGCGACGGCAAGTACCAGCTCGGCACGCTCAAGGAGTCCGGCTTCGACCCGCTCTCGCGCACCTGCGAGTTCATGTTGAAGGAGGAGTCGCACCACATGTTCGTGGGCACCACGGGGATCGACCGGGTCGTCGAGCGGACGGTGCAGTTGATGCTCCAGCACGACACGGACGACGTCGGCCCGTACGGAGGCATACCGCTGGCGGTCGTGCAGAAGTACATGAACTTCCACTACTCGGTCTCGCTCGACCTGTTCGGGTCGGAGACCTCGACCAACGTCGCCAACTACTTCACCTGCGGTCTCAAGGGCCGCTGGTCGGAGGAGCGGCGCCGCGACGATCACCGGCTTACCGGCGATTCCATCCGGGTCGACGCGATCACCGACGACGGCGAGATCGGCACGACCGAGGTCGCGGCGCTGGTGGGGCTCAACACCGACCTGCGCAGCGAGTACATCGACGACTGCCAGATCGGCGTCAACCGGTGGAACAAGATCCTGGAGAGCGCCGGCCTGGCACAGCGTCTGCGGCTGCCGCATCCGGCCTTCAACCGCCGGGTCGGCGCGTTCGCCGGCATCGAGGCCAGTCCGGACGGTGAGCGGATTCCGGATGACGAGTGGGAGCGCCGCAAGAGCGCCTGGCTGCCCACCGCGCTCGACAAGACTCTGGTGCTTTCGCTGATGCGCCCCGTCTACGAGCCGGGAAAGATCGCCGCCTGGATCGCCCCGCCGCGGCAGGGCATCAACGGCAAGCCTTTCGCCTACGAGTACGTCCATTTCACCTGA
- the boxC gene encoding 2,3-epoxybenzoyl-CoA dihydrolase: protein MEFRTDPSCYRHWRIAIDGSVATLTMDVDERGGLAAGYELKLNSYDLGVDIELYDVVQRLRFEHPQVRAVVVTSGKDRIFCAGANIRMLALSPHAGKVNFCRFTNETRNSIEDATAHSGQTYVAAVNGTASGGGYELALACEHIMLVDDRSSTVSLPELPLLGVLPGTGGLTRVTDKRHVRRDLADYFATRSEGIGGRRAVQWRLVDEVVPRPRWDELVSERAADFAARSARPSGATGVTLTPLAKTRSADRIAYRFVTAVIDRARGCADITVAGPDRPAPANVAALHEEGAEFWTLEVARELDDLILDLRTNELDTGSWVLRTDGDPRLVIEYDTLLLDNRDDWLANEIVLFLKRTLKRLDVTSRSLIALIEPRSCFAGSLFELVLAADRSYHLAGVFEETDPRAEPATVAAAAMNFGPLPMGNGLTRLQTRFLGDPSALAAVAAVAGEAIAAPEAERLGLVTFAPDDIDWDEEVRIAVEERASFSPDALTGLEANFRFAGPETMETKIFGRLAAWQNWIFNRPNASGPDGALRRYGTGQRAEFDRKRV, encoded by the coding sequence GTGGAATTCCGGACCGATCCGTCGTGCTACCGCCACTGGAGGATCGCCATCGACGGATCGGTGGCCACGCTCACCATGGATGTCGACGAGCGCGGCGGGCTCGCCGCGGGGTACGAGCTGAAGCTGAACTCCTACGACCTCGGCGTCGACATCGAGCTCTACGACGTGGTCCAGCGGCTGCGGTTCGAGCACCCGCAGGTCCGCGCGGTCGTGGTGACGAGCGGGAAAGACCGGATCTTCTGCGCCGGGGCGAACATCCGGATGCTGGCGCTGTCCCCGCACGCCGGGAAGGTCAATTTCTGCAGGTTCACCAATGAGACCCGCAACAGCATCGAGGACGCCACCGCCCACTCCGGGCAGACGTACGTCGCCGCGGTCAACGGCACGGCATCCGGCGGCGGGTACGAGCTCGCGCTTGCCTGCGAGCACATCATGCTGGTGGACGACCGGTCGTCGACGGTGTCCCTGCCGGAGCTTCCGCTGCTGGGCGTGCTCCCCGGCACCGGTGGCCTCACCAGGGTCACCGACAAGCGCCACGTGCGCCGCGACCTCGCCGACTACTTCGCCACCAGATCCGAGGGGATCGGCGGCCGCAGGGCGGTGCAGTGGCGGCTGGTCGACGAGGTTGTGCCCCGGCCCCGGTGGGACGAGTTGGTCTCCGAACGTGCCGCTGACTTCGCCGCCCGTTCCGCTCGCCCGTCCGGCGCGACCGGCGTCACGTTGACCCCGCTGGCCAAGACCAGGTCGGCGGACCGCATCGCCTATCGATTCGTGACCGCGGTGATCGATCGCGCGCGCGGCTGCGCCGACATCACCGTCGCGGGCCCGGACCGCCCGGCGCCCGCCAACGTTGCCGCGCTGCACGAGGAAGGCGCCGAGTTCTGGACCCTCGAGGTGGCACGGGAACTCGACGACCTGATCCTCGATCTGCGCACCAACGAGCTCGATACGGGAAGCTGGGTGCTGCGCACCGACGGCGATCCGCGACTGGTCATCGAGTACGACACGTTGCTGCTCGACAACCGCGACGACTGGCTGGCCAACGAGATCGTCCTGTTCCTCAAGCGCACGCTCAAGCGGCTCGATGTCACGAGCCGGAGCCTGATCGCCCTCATCGAACCACGCAGCTGCTTCGCGGGATCGCTGTTCGAACTCGTGCTCGCCGCCGACCGCTCGTACCACCTCGCCGGGGTTTTCGAGGAGACCGATCCCAGGGCCGAGCCCGCCACGGTGGCCGCCGCCGCGATGAACTTCGGCCCGCTGCCGATGGGCAACGGCCTGACCCGGCTGCAGACGAGGTTCCTCGGCGACCCCTCGGCGCTCGCGGCGGTGGCCGCCGTCGCCGGCGAGGCCATCGCGGCACCCGAGGCCGAACGGCTGGGCCTGGTCACGTTCGCCCCGGACGACATCGACTGGGACGAAGAGGTCCGCATCGCCGTCGAGGAACGGGCCAGTTTCAGCCCGGACGCGCTGACCGGGTTGGAGGCCAATTTCCGCTTCGCCGGCCCCGAGACGATGGAGACCAAGATCTTCGGCCGGCTCGCCGCGTGGCAGAACTGGATCTTCAACCGACCGAACGCCTCCGGACCCGACGGCGCGCTGCGCAGGTACGGCACCGGACAGCGCGCCGAATTCGACCGAAAGCGAGTCTGA
- a CDS encoding PaaX family transcriptional regulator: MASAPSAPGNGTADLAPALNRRHAGGAESARGLLFTVLGELVLPAERCTLTSAFIDVLGRLGVEEKATRQALMRTAADGWLVTQRQGRRTAYALSEDARRLLTDGAARIYGFRGAQPDWDGRWLLILARVPETERAARHLLRTRLTWAGFGSPTPGAWISTHVDRAGEAERVLDEAGLREDAQMFRAEHHGGSLPAMVRQAWDLDAIERRYEEFLAEFAREPSSDPLSRTIQLVHAWRRFPQIDPELPGELLPARWSGSRAAELFHRRHEEWVAAARAEWQRITDPAALRS; encoded by the coding sequence GTGGCGAGCGCACCATCCGCGCCCGGAAACGGCACGGCGGACCTGGCGCCGGCCCTCAATCGCCGTCACGCCGGTGGCGCGGAGAGTGCGCGTGGCCTGCTGTTCACCGTCCTGGGCGAGCTGGTTCTTCCCGCCGAGCGCTGCACGCTGACCTCGGCCTTCATCGACGTCCTCGGCCGGCTCGGTGTCGAGGAGAAGGCCACCCGCCAGGCGTTGATGCGCACGGCCGCGGACGGGTGGCTGGTCACCCAACGTCAGGGGCGGCGGACCGCCTATGCGTTGAGCGAGGACGCCCGGAGGCTGCTCACCGACGGCGCCGCGCGCATCTACGGCTTCCGCGGCGCTCAACCGGACTGGGACGGGCGGTGGCTGCTCATCCTTGCGCGGGTGCCGGAGACCGAGCGCGCCGCACGCCACCTGCTGCGCACCCGATTGACCTGGGCAGGTTTCGGCAGCCCGACCCCCGGGGCCTGGATCAGCACCCATGTGGACCGGGCCGGCGAAGCCGAGCGGGTCCTCGACGAGGCGGGGCTCCGTGAAGACGCCCAGATGTTCCGGGCCGAGCATCACGGCGGCTCGCTACCGGCGATGGTGCGGCAGGCCTGGGATCTCGACGCGATCGAGCGGCGGTATGAGGAGTTCCTGGCCGAGTTCGCCCGCGAGCCGTCGAGCGACCCGTTGAGCCGGACCATCCAGCTCGTGCACGCGTGGCGCCGGTTTCCCCAGATCGACCCCGAGCTCCCCGGCGAGCTGCTGCCCGCCCGGTGGAGCGGCAGCCGGGCGGCCGAGCTGTTTCATCGGCGGCACGAGGAATGGGTCGCCGCCGCCCGTGCCGAGTGGCAGCGGATCACCGACCCTGCCGCGCTCAGGTCGTAA